The Astyanax mexicanus isolate ESR-SI-001 chromosome 4, AstMex3_surface, whole genome shotgun sequence genome segment acagctgtatacttgaaaatagcaCCACCTGAAGCGTGAAGGAACAGACATGttcagtagctttgttattgttttccttattgaaacggtctatatcacattataccctctcaccgctagagggagcccgcgagggagtcctcaatgcatggagctgaatggagctaaacagctaaaactgtcatttaaaacactgtataactgcTTCTATGgggtttttctttaattttacaaagtagaacaaagtatttcactaaaataggaaagaaaacgtacctctgtatttctattttctacaactaatgttttttattcagtagatttactagcattactgatgctggagttacacacagagctcctttaaaattattaaaactgcagtttaaaagctttaataattatctccgCGGTGATGAAatagttatagttgttctgttttgaggaaatgagtaaaatttttattctataaagtatcaaacatctataaattattattttgctaaaagtaataatttgtaaatgtttaatactttttagaataaaattgTACTCATTTCCTCAGACTTTGTCGCatggcttgagattcagagcagattctgaagtgagtttttttcctctgtagagattctctgattgcttctgtacaactccaacaaacagcacttactaattactaaagatcagtgctgttgtgacattgattccggtagaaaatttttaaatctaaattttattcaaaatattatggttacattttctttacatttaccttcttgatgtcctgcagattcttgaaaaggagatcgtactgcatcttgtttgttgctcaccttgtctaaagtcttactatttatgtattctgaaagtttccctaaattgaggtcattcacagctcctccctgtaaaatcactctctgacatcacaatggatcatcctgatttctgtataaaagggtacttcacacttgtaaaagcatttgaaaattcatatgcaaatgttttaaactaataattataaaataaaaagcaattgTTTGAGtttttgttaataggatggtaaaaacttgttCGAAACAgcccagcaagcattctcattctactacaaaatattatcCAATTTAGACAGAACTTTTTATACACGTTataggaagaagttactgatgttgagactatttgggccagattatatctggttctgtgtagaaatataagacctggttgcttgagtcacttaatcctcctattatgtttggggtcaatttgatccCATTCAATGTTTAACGCATTTATGTAAgcagttaatctcattttatttacctcATATTTGTTGACTTTTTCTAATTCAATGGggacaactgggtaaacataaaattaatgggatgttttttgtgtcttgttcacattttgtatacattggtgttgtttggggtcaatttgaccccacgCAATTTTAGCTTTATAAAACGAATATCAAATATCAGAATTTGACACACATTCGTGATGTGAAGGTCATCAAGAACCACTAACAATTCACGcagaaaacataattctcatgagaacttgatatttcttTTTCTGTGGAGGAAaatattgttcctacaaacatatTGTTTACACAACATAGTGgaaatgcagagatataaaaggtttcacagcagcttctaaaccagttctctatgtggtctgtctctctttttctgctctctctactgaaaatgacTGACTGATGAGATCTTAATAAAGTCAGCAATATGGGATGAATGGAACAAgtaggatcttcttctttacaaTCCAGACTCTCATGTGACTGAGCATGAAtttctgcttgtttgtttttttcctgtggtCAAATTGGCCCCAAACATAATACTTGTTACTATTCTTGATAACATACAATCTTTTtcattctaaatgttttttttaagaaacgtTTTAAATGGCTATtcaagtagtcaacaaacaaatatagcacaTGACAATCTTGGgtaaaatgttattaatatataataattttctgtaggtcaaattgaccccaaacataaaagttgttagtaaatttgaaggtaacaGGAGGATTAATACTACGCCAACAAATAGAacttaccaaattttactcaaaggtcagaactattgttaaagtagaaattgtgaCATTTCCTTTCAACACTTTCTTTGATacaaagatccattagaactaagaaatcttcaggattctttcaatatgtaagagtacaccaagaaaccctatgtTAACAAGTGATTCTTAATATCATAGTTCTATTGGTATATCAGGGATTCTTGAGACAATgggtttttaatttctaaaaataaaatgttgattttttcaaaatatatttatatattatagttgGCCCAGGTGTTGTCCTTTAGATGCTTTGAAATTCAATCTCCCAGgtttaatatttttaacattttttcatgTTTGATGGACAAGCCTGGGATTTTGTCAACACCATGAGacacaaagaaacataaaaatatgtattttgaataaacttattgcaattattttaacTACTGGATGATATGTTAATCTGAGTTAttcaattaatgtttttaaactaatactattactttaaaaaatatatattatcaagCTGCCGATTATTATAACTGGGGAAATATACATTCACCCATTTAGTTTTTAATCTCAAAAACAAACAATGATAGTCAGCAACACAGAAATTacaaatttatttagaacaagaaaTGTTTTTATTGAGCTAATATGAGACAATgtaataaaatgtctttttaaaaacaaaaatgaacagaaaactcATCTTATGGAGTTGACGAGCTGTTGACAGTGTTGAGGCGTTAGAAGAGAACTGGAGATAACTTCATTTAACATGACCACTGAACTTCAAAAACTCAACTTATCAACTGTAACATTTCAGGATAAAAGGATATTTAATATCAATCCTTATTTTTTGCACTCGCACCCAATTTAAAAACAGGAACTTGGCAGTAGGCATATCAGATCTCTTGAACAGTCCATAAACTCATCAAATATACAGATCATGGAGAAAAACATTAAGAATGTTCATTAATTCAGCCTTTGGAAATGGAAAGAAAAATCTTGAACTCATCTTATATCATGGCATGAATTTAAACACCTGGCAACAACTGATTGAAAAGGTCCTCATTACAAAATTTCTTACGGAGTTGACGTCTGACGGAGTCTTATGGAGTTGACGAAATCTTTAATTTTTTATCATAACACGTGATTTCTTTGCAGAAGCCATCTTGTTTATCACCAGCTGCTCGTGGCCTCAACAATAAAGTTAGATTAAACTTTTATTTCTAACTAAAATCACATAAACCTTGAATTTTATCGAACATGGTGTTGACACTATATGGTTGTGACATAGCTGGTTTTGTAAGAGAAGATAATTAAggaaaaatatgagaaatatttacttactAGAGCAGTGGCCTCAGGGCACGTCCACCAAACAGGAAGTGAAAAAGTGGTTCTTAGAGTGTGATTTGGCCAATATAATgcctgtttttttgcatttttagaaaAATCTTATGGTGATGACAGAAACTCCGGACACGATTTTAATCATGTaatgtacataaatatacatttttaatttttaattcacattttgtGGTATAAATAAGTTCTTATTTCATTGTTTAATCTAATTATTTGAcgtttttaaagaacattttaagaattacaatgaGTTTGATCTCCCGGACATCTTTTGTCCCTCATCTCAAGAATCActgatataatataatgaaatcatgtagttctgATTCATATGATTACTGATAATGAACCAAATAAGATGAGGTTTTACTTAATTGAACAATAGGACCATTTTaaccaccccaaagagaagcacttagtccttgtattaaataatcaatgcttcaatttgtgatggtcaccacagatattcaaacaattttgtactgacaaaatttaccatgtaaGTTAACACCAAAAATTTACACTAAATTGATACAACTTTTATAACActgtgtaataaatgctaaaattgTACCAGATGGCTTTgactcactgttgatggtaaacttgtTTTTACCATTCTATCAACAAACAAActcaattaattcatttaaaactgatatttgcatatgaagttttaaattattttacacgtgtgaagtacccttctatataGAAATCAgaatggtccattgtgatgtcagagagtgattttacagggaggagctgtgaatgacctcaatttatggaaagctttcagaatacagaaatagtaagactttaaacaaggtgagcaacaaacaagatctgctgcagtacgatctccttttcaggAATCTGCAGGACtgcaagaaggtaaatgcaaagaaaatgttaccatattattttaaatgaaatttagatttaaaaaaagtgtctactggaatcaatgtcagaATTGGTACTCAAACAACGGCACTGATCTTTCCACAGTagttagtaagtgctatttgttggggtagtttgaagtgactaacaacgaaatacatttttctgataaactggtgcacatttctatctctgagtgtcactgtAACTGTAGccattacctaaattgaaatgtaacaagttggggcatcccttgaagcattgattatttaatacaaggagtaagtgcttctctttggggtagtcaaaatgatACTGTTGATCAGTTAAATGAAAGCTCATCATATTCAGTTCATTTTGTCATTAaagttttttattcaattttaaattaaatatgaaatacacGATTCCGTGATATTTACCAACAGCAACTGGATAACTAGCTATGTTTCCAGAGTTTACAGTTGGTATCTGAGATGGTCACGAATCcaagtcgagtctcaagtctcttCTTGATGTAATGAGCTTTCGATCATCATCTGCTCTCTAGTCTGCTAAAGATACTGCACAGCTATATCTAAAAAACCCAAGtaattactgatttattactcctttatctatttttcttgataaaaatcgtaatattacgagaataaagtggtAGTATTTTAAAGGAAATGTCGCTGTAACTGCGTGAGCTGCAGTGTAAGAGCGAGGCACAGACAGTGTGCAGATTTCCCCGTGGTGGGTGTCGTTTCAGTAGCCACGAGAAGCCTCCCGGGAGAGCGCGCGGTGCTGCACGGACATTTCGGCTGCCTTTTAGATCAAGTTTTGCGACCAAAGAAAAAATCctaaaacattgtaatataattattttaggcCAGCTATTATAATTGTATACACTGTTTTACATAGTGttacagaaaagaagagaagaggggaggctttttgtttttatgcagcaAAGAAATGAAACAGTTTAACAGTTGAGATCAGGCAAGCAGCATCAGTAAACAGTttcaaaaagacatttttttaataaactttcttTTAATAATTTGTGTTTGTATTATTATGCATCGATTTATGTattgatttacatttttattactttttattttaattgatttattttaatatcataGTCACATAGTttactgtgtttttccttttaatttgttTCCTTATTACCTCTCTGTATGTAAAGAACATtgaattttaatatattaaaagtgctttataaataaagtttactattattattattattttactaaatgtatttattttttaaggaacAAAATACTCTGCGCAGGTCTTCTGGGAGGCTACCacagcaaaatctggacactgtattatgtacagtaactgtaacactacagcattaataatcagcatcttaCATGCAGATAACTGATGGTGATTATTTAACAGCAAATATTTAATACTAATATATCTCCTCTCCTAATATAAAACTTTAATCTCAAAGTGAActgttttattgattatttttaagagtgtcccTTAAACGCTGTGGTACATGCGCAAACCTACTTTAAAATTCCAACTGGGAATGTAAttgggtacaggtgtttacaaggctgttaTTCTTCTTTGTATCTGAATATTTAAAGGATTATCCACCTCGTTCAATCGGATAAAATTTGTATTCGGAATGGCCTCAATCGGACTATTCTATTCCGactgaggtgtttacatggacgtGCTCTATGCCGGTTGAGCCAGTAATCTGATTGTTAGTGgattattaggctgcatgtaaacgtacccaatagttctgacctttgagtaaaatttggtaagtgctatttgttggggtagtttgaagtgactcaagcaacagtctcatatttctacacagaactgGATATAAACTGGCAAAGtattctccaacatcagtaacttcttcctttaatatgtacaaataattttgtcaaaattggctaatattttgtagcatgttgtttttttggcacacgcctcaaagcttcagattaaaggatAACATCACTCTTTCTTTCAGTGAGACCAAAACAGAATCAAGACTGTCCATCAAAACAGTTGGCAGTCCTTAAAAAGGCATTAAACAGGTGTCAGACTGATTATTGTGAGTGACACAAGGTGGCCTCcttctagtggctggaggaccaccagcgcCCCCTTACACTATGGACATagaatgggataaaagtacagaagcttttatggtaaataAAGATGTCTTAGTAGTTTTAACAGTATAGTTTAACTGATTtgggcagttctcttcagttaatttacctgcttgtattttaatattcaaggacatttttctttgttttttccagaaatgaaaatattctcctgaaaatcatcaccaacaaccaggatatttaactaagagcaatgttaaactgctgaaagaggtgaagcaaaagccatccagaagaatctccagaacacgcagaaacagTTTGCTACGTTTAACAGACAAAttaagccaagtcccgacatggaaaaacttcagcactctgtcaagagtttaactaaacagagtaatctcaaaaaacaccagcgcattcacacaggagagaaaccgtatcactgctcagactgtgggaagagttttaatcaacagagtcatctcaaactgcatcagcgcattcacacaggacaaAAAACGTATtggtgctcagactgtggaaagagttttactgcacagcataatctcaaaatacaccagcgcattcacacaggagagaaaccgtattgctgctcagactgtgggaagagttttactgcacagaataatctcaaaatacaccagcgcattcacacaggacaaAAACCGTATtggtgctcagactgtgggaagagttttactgcacagaataatctcaaaatacaccagcgcattcacacaggagagaaaccgtatcactgcgcagactgtgggaagagttttactgaacagtgtactctcaaaaaacaccagcgcattcacacaggagagaaaccatactactgctcagactgtgggaagagttttactgaaaagagtagtctcaaaaatcaccagcgcattcatacaggagagaaaccgtatcactgctcagactgtgggaagaattttactgaacagagtgccctcaaaaaacaccagcgcattcacacaggagagaaaccgtattattgctcagactgtggaaagagttttactcaaccgAGTAATCTCcgacaacaccagcgcattcacacaggtgagaaaccgtattgctgctcagactgtggaaggagttttaatcatcagagtcatctcaaaatacaccagcgcattcacacaggagagaaaccgtatcactgctcagactgtgggaagagttttactcagcagagtaaactcaaaatacaccagcgcattcacacaggagagaaaccgtatcactgctcagactgtgggaagagttttactcagcagagtaaactcaaaaaacaccagcgcattcacacaggagagaaaactccatCTTAAATTAGTTTCGAAGGTCTttcggacagaacaccttatcctacacaaatgtttcactttgtcaattgggacacgttccaccagaatcaaacatgaactgaatttaacaatggattttacaggttcagcaaaatgaatcttatccagcgatcatgtttattgaattccatgttaaGTTTTCTTGAATGTTTGATATTCTAGGACATGCTTTGTgtgacagagctcagtttttagggtagttacagtaggagttcagttctgaagaagggaaaaaaatgtAGTCTTTAAAATTTTGATGTCATAGTTAGAGTAGGATTCTTAGCTGGCAACTAAACGTTTAGGACCAAATCTTCAGAGTTTATGATTTGAATgcttttaatctcttttctagtatatgcagattttattatttctattcatttctagtatctctgtttttACTTTGTGGAAGCCAtcctcagttccccaagcttagcatagcttagaatAATTCTATTAATCGCTAGGCCCATCTgtatgaaagaagaagtgaaaacaccacctgaggaactccagagagtgctcccaaaagtgagactcAAAGCCACAGAGAGGCGACACTGGGCTCGGGTACTGCCATGTGGACCAGAGGAGCATCCAGACtctgcagagaggccaacaaaatccttttcagaggttaaataaaacgctccagccgtagttcccatactgaaatcaacccacttCAGGCTTGTGTAGTGTAGTAAGGTTATGggctcattcattccctctgCTGGTGTCTCATTTGtctgtgttgtattactcaagttttatactctcttatcttttccttattgaatattatatgttgcttaaggttttttaatctccaaatttactaagaatatccaattataattatataaatatacttgtTTTTATCCattacaaactattatctttgtattgcttcacctctatatttactcatctgtgttttaataaacggcttttataatgcagatctgcaatctcattgtgttttctcaacatatgttttaCATTAAACCTATAGGACTGAGactgtcatgttattatttgttaaatactcaaaggtgCCCACGGAGAACTCCAGTGTGGAATGTATTTGTGTTGAAGTGAAACATAATAGTCAATTTCAGATTGAAATTGTCTTCattatgttgttttgtttttttgaaaagcATAGTCATTCACAAACTTCTACATTTGAGAtattgaccattattattggtagctagcctagctaaatatccaaacacagcatttgctttTTTACTGACCAAGTGCAGCGGCCTctcaccctattttgagctgtttttatgccggttctgaacccaacttcacaTGCCCCACGCAGAACTGAACTTTTGAGGatttaaggacagtttggtcagtaaaacagcaactatggacaataatacaCGAGCTTCACTGGGCAGactacagctcctccgcgctctctGACCACATCtctatcatgctggtccccgcataccatcCCCCtctgcgacgctccaaacccacacagaagac includes the following:
- the LOC125801330 gene encoding zinc finger protein 239-like, translating into MEKLQHSVKSLTKQSNLKKHQRIHTGEKPYHCSDCGKSFNQQSHLKLHQRIHTGQKTYWCSDCGKSFTAQHNLKIHQRIHTGEKPYCCSDCGKSFTAQNNLKIHQRIHTGQKPYWCSDCGKSFTAQNNLKIHQRIHTGEKPYHCADCGKSFTEQCTLKKHQRIHTGEKPYYCSDCGKSFTEKSSLKNHQRIHTGEKPYHCSDCGKNFTEQSALKKHQRIHTGEKPYYCSDCGKSFTQPSNLRQHQRIHTGEKPYCCSDCGRSFNHQSHLKIHQRIHTGEKPYHCSDCGKSFTQQSKLKIHQRIHTGEKPYHCSDCGKSFTQQSKLKKHQRIHTGEKTPS